A region of the Deltaproteobacteria bacterium genome:
GACGAAAGAGAGGGTTGCCCACCTTCCTGCGTTACAGAAACCAGGAGATGGACTGCGACGGATCAGGGGCGTAGGTGCAGAACGCCCCCGTTCTAATCGAGGTAGTGAGGTGATGGGCAAGGGCGCGATGGGCTTCGTCGATTTTTTTTATTGCGGCTTTGATTGCTTTGGTGACGTTGAGTCGTGCTCGTTCAGCAATGCAGGCAGCTTTGCGGTTGCGACCGTTGAGCCCGAGCGCAGTAGACAGCTCATCGGTGAGAAAGTCCATCTCCTCGCGAATTTTGGCGGCTCGGATCGGGTCATGGAAACGCTCTGCCTCTGTCAGTTCCTCTTGTAATTCCGCTAAGCGATGCTTGTACGCGGTTTTTGCCTGCTCATCTAAGACTGATCCGGCATCGCCTAATCCGGTTACGCTGAGATTGTACTCGGCTGCTTGGGTGTCACTCAGTGTATCGAAGAGAGGTAGTGGCGAGACTCTTGGTGATTTATCACCCGCGGCGATCAGGTCAGTGACATGAAATTCCTTATGCGGATGTTGTAAGAGCAGAGCGAGATAGCAGAACCCTTTCGTGTCCTTGAGTCGGCACGTCATATTCCCATATGCCAGAGTCCAATACTCCCCTTCGCGACGAAAAAGGTTAGGGCCTGGATGAGGGGAGTCCACATCTACGGTTTGGTATTGCGTATTGATTGTCTGGAGAGGATGGAAAGGCGAGCGTTGGTTTTCTGCATCTTGCCTCTGCACGTGGAACTTGAACGGTTGCTGAGTCTCCCGCTCCCTCACTGCTGGGTCTTGGCCAGTGCTTAGGACGAGAGCAAGGAGCCGAAGGGCTTTGTCATGCGTACTCAACTGTCCGTGCATGAAGAAAGAGGAGCTCGTAGTGTATGATTGGTTCATACTGCGGGAGACCACCTGACCACGATCTACACTTCAATGACATAGCAAAATGGATGCCACTTTCCTTGCATTGCTCGAACATTTTGCTCTTCCTTAGAGTCATCAGAGTCAGCTACGGCGGAACAATAAAGCTGGATGGTTGCAGCTGCTCGTTTTCTTTGCAATCTCAGCGGTTACGCGAGAAGAAGAGCGACAAAGGCGTCATAATACGTACCTGTCAACTAAAGTTGACAAAGAGAGTAAAATCGATGCTGGCCTGCATCCTGTCACGAGCACGCAGAGCAACAGTTATCATAAAGATACACACGCTGTGAAAGATCGTCCCTTCCTTCGTTTGTTCCATAGCGTCGTTGCTGTGATGCTCCAGTCCCTGTCTTTTCCTGTTGATTTCCTCCCGTTACATTGTTTTTTCGTACCAGCATTATGATTTTACCTCAGCTTGTCATCATTACCGGCCCGACCGCGACCGGCAAGACTGCACTCGCAATTGAACTGGCGAGACAATACAACGCAGAGATTGTCAGTGCTGATTCACGACAAGCCTATCGCTATCTCGATATCGGAACGGCGAAACCGACACCGGCACAACAGGAAGCTGTCCCTCATCACCTCATTGATGTTGTAAATCCTGACGAACAGTTCGACGGTGCGCGATTTCGTGCGCTTGCGCTAGCCGCGATTGCGGATATTCACCAGCGTGGGAAACGCGTTCTTGTCGTCGGCGGCACTGGCTTGTATTTACGGGCGCTGACGCGCGGCCTCTTTGCTGGCCCTGCGGCAGATCTAGCGTTGCGCACGCAACTGCAAGAGCAAGAACAGCGCGAAGGCAAAGGGTTCTTGCATCGACGGTTGCGCGAGGTCGATCCTGAGGCAGCGAGTCGTCTGCATCCGAATGATACCGTTCGTCTGATTCGTGCATTGGAGGTATTTCTCACGACTGGAAAACCGATGAGTCAGTGGCAACGCGAGCATGGTTTTCGTGATCGCCCGTTTCAAACGTTAATGATCGGTTTAGTGTGTGAGCGCGAGACCCTGCATCGACGCATTGCTGAACGCTGTCAGCAAATGCTGAAAGATGGCTTAGTTGATGAAGTCCAGCGGGTGTGGGCGATGGGGTATGGGTCAGAACTACCAGTGATGCAAACTATCGGCTATGCCCAAGTCAAAGCACTGTTGCAAGGGCAATGCAGTGAAGAAGAAGCCCTGGCGCAGATGACAACTGAGACCAAGAAACTCGCAAAACGTCAATTGACGTGGTTCCGTGCAGAGCCTGACTTGCAATGGTTTGCCCCCTCCCAGGGACGGGAGATTGTGGATGTGATAGGGAGATTTTGGCTTCAATAGGCTTTAGGCTATAGGCTTCAGGCTGTAGGGTCTAAAACCTATGAGGAGATATTGCGGAATGTGGAGAGCCCATGCCGACGTCATATTTAGATTTTGAACAACCATTAGCGGATGTGGATAAACGCCTCGACGAATTACGCCGATTGTCTGCACGGTCAGACGATGAACAAGAGGAACTGACGCGCTTGGCTGGACAGAGCCAACAATTAGAGCAGGAGATTTACGGATCGCTGTTGCCCTGGCAGCGGGTGCAATTATCGCGTCACATCGATCGTCCCTACACACTCGATTACATCGAGCGGCTGTGTTCGGAATTTGTTGAACTGCATGGCGATCGTAACTTTTCCGATGATGCCGCCATTGTTGGTGGACTGGCGCGGTTTCGCGGGCAACCAGTCGTCGTCGTTGGGCACCAGCGAGGGAAAACCACTGCTGAAAAAGTGAAACGCAACTTTGGCATGCCGCGTCCTGAGGGATACCGCAAAGCGTTGCGGCTCTTTCAACTTGCCGAACGCTTTCATCGCCCGATCTTCGCATTTATCGATACGCAGGGTGCCTATCCTGGCGTTGATGCCGAAGAACGCGGTCAGGCAGAAGCGATTGCCCGTAATATTCGTGAAATGGCGGGGCTACGGACACCAATCGTTGTCACCGTCATTGGCGAAGGTGGCAGCGGCGGAGCCTTAGCATTAGGTGTTGGTGATCGCGTGCTGATGCAAGAAAACGCCTGCTACTCGGTGATTACGCCCGAAGGCTGCGCCGCGATTCTATACAACGAGCGCACGCCAGAGCGTATCGCTTGGGCTGCCGAATCGTTAAAAATCACTGCCGCAGATTTGCTCGAACTCGAAGTGATTGATGCGGTCATTCCCGAACCCCCTGGCGGTGCCCATCGCCACCCTGAGGCGGCAGTCGCTGCAGTTGGTGATGCATTGGAGCAGCAACTGAAAGAGCTGCTTGCCTTATCAGTTGAGCAGTTAATGGAGCAACGCTATGTTAAGTTCCGCCGGATGGGATCGGTTGCTATCGCTGACGGGGGAAACGGTCAAGGCTAAATCAAGCCACACGACATGGGTACAGTTGGGGTAGCGTGCGCTGTGCGCACGATGTCCCCACTATAGTATCGTAATGTGTTACATGCGGACTTGCGCAGTCACAACTCGTTTGTGCTCGCGCAGCATGCGCCGGGTCAGCGCTTCGATAGGAGCGTGGTCGTCAGTAAAGACTGGAGTTCCCTGTGGCGGATGAACCTCGGTCAAAGTCGAGGCTGCACGTCGGGCTAGGGTAAAAACGGAGGTCGGGACAACTCCCTCAGTGAGTTGGTGGCGAAGATTGGGCAAGGATTGCGTTTGCGCAAACGCCAGGAGCATATAATTCGCGGTCCCATGTGGAACTACCAGCACTGATGGGAACACCTGTTTCACGGTGGCACTTATCGCTGACAGTAATTCGCGCTCAGGGCTCATGTCGAATACATTCATCATTAACAGTCCTTTGTCTGTGAGATGCGCATGCACTGAGGAGAAGAATTCGCTCGTCGCGAGATAGAACGGAATGTAAGGGCCACCTTGATAGAGGTCGACTTGCACGAGATCGTATTGCTGCTGGGTGCGCGCGAGCCACGGGCGTGCATCAGCAACATGGAT
Encoded here:
- the miaA gene encoding tRNA (adenosine(37)-N6)-dimethylallyltransferase MiaA, coding for MILPQLVIITGPTATGKTALAIELARQYNAEIVSADSRQAYRYLDIGTAKPTPAQQEAVPHHLIDVVNPDEQFDGARFRALALAAIADIHQRGKRVLVVGGTGLYLRALTRGLFAGPAADLALRTQLQEQEQREGKGFLHRRLREVDPEAASRLHPNDTVRLIRALEVFLTTGKPMSQWQREHGFRDRPFQTLMIGLVCERETLHRRIAERCQQMLKDGLVDEVQRVWAMGYGSELPVMQTIGYAQVKALLQGQCSEEEALAQMTTETKKLAKRQLTWFRAEPDLQWFAPSQGREIVDVIGRFWLQ
- a CDS encoding acetyl-CoA carboxylase carboxyltransferase subunit alpha translates to MPTSYLDFEQPLADVDKRLDELRRLSARSDDEQEELTRLAGQSQQLEQEIYGSLLPWQRVQLSRHIDRPYTLDYIERLCSEFVELHGDRNFSDDAAIVGGLARFRGQPVVVVGHQRGKTTAEKVKRNFGMPRPEGYRKALRLFQLAERFHRPIFAFIDTQGAYPGVDAEERGQAEAIARNIREMAGLRTPIVVTVIGEGGSGGALALGVGDRVLMQENACYSVITPEGCAAILYNERTPERIAWAAESLKITAADLLELEVIDAVIPEPPGGAHRHPEAAVAAVGDALEQQLKELLALSVEQLMEQRYVKFRRMGSVAIADGGNGQG